TACTTTAGGAGGCGTCAAGGAGTAAAGACATGTCAGATTACACAACGGTCACAAAAACGTCAGCAATACGAGAAGGTCGCGGAAAGGCTTTTACCGTCAATGGAAGGCGGATCGCTATCCTCAATGAAGATGGTGAGTTCTGCGCTGTGGACAATACCTGTCCGCATGCTATGGGTTCCCTCGGCAGAGGTAGGATCCGAAACGGCATTGTTGTGTGTCCCGTTCACGGCTACGCATACAATACAGAAACTGGTGAATGTCAAACTGATCCGCGCCTCCGCATCAGGACGTATCCTGTGGTCGTTGAGGATGAGGAGATCAAAGTCGAGGTAAAACAACGATGAAGCAGATAAGTGGACGTTTCATTTTTTTAATAATTCTTGTGTTTTGTTTAATGGCAACTGGTCTGAATTGGGCGTTTTGTGAGGTGGAAAGGACGTTGGATAAATTTTTGATGAAAAATTCCGTAGATGTTTGGGATGCCTTCCTCAAGACGCTTGAGAGACGTGGACTCTCGGAACCGCATTGGGAGATTGAACTGACAGTTCAAGAGGAGTTAATCACTTACTTCAAAGCGAAAATCGATGCCGGCGTTTCTGACGGGCTAACATCA
Above is a window of Candidatus Poribacteria bacterium DNA encoding:
- a CDS encoding Rieske (2Fe-2S) protein; this translates as MSDYTTVTKTSAIREGRGKAFTVNGRRIAILNEDGEFCAVDNTCPHAMGSLGRGRIRNGIVVCPVHGYAYNTETGECQTDPRLRIRTYPVVVEDEEIKVEVKQR